A section of the Enterobacter sp. C2 genome encodes:
- the bcsR gene encoding cellulose biosynthesis protein BcsR, which produces MSNKEFTSQTDSTLGYTFQNDFLVLSRVFSLPDIDYTDISQREQLATAIKRWPLLAEFARQNN; this is translated from the coding sequence ATGTCTAATAAAGAGTTTACGAGCCAGACTGATTCAACGCTGGGTTATACCTTCCAAAATGACTTTCTGGTCTTAAGTCGGGTGTTTTCACTGCCAGATATTGATTACACCGATATATCCCAACGTGAACAGTTAGCTACAGCGATAAAACGCTGGCCGCTGCTCGCTGAGTTTGCCCGTCAAAATAATTAA
- the bcsG gene encoding cellulose biosynthesis protein BcsG yields MTNQTLNASTPSPLWQYWRGLAGWNFYFLVKFGLLWAGYLNFHALLNLVFMAFLLLPIPRRSVHRLRHWIAIPVGIALFWHDTWLPGPQSMLSQGSQVAGFSADYLLDLVTRFINWQMIGGIFVLLVAWLFLAQWIRVTVFVVAIMVWLNVLTLTGPTFSLWPAGQPTNTVTTTGGNAAATIAAAGDKPIVGDIPAQTAPPTTANLDAWLNSFYTAEAKRQIRFPTQLPADAQPFELLVINICSLSWADVEAAGLMSHPLWSHFDIQFKNFNSATSYSGPAAIRLLRASCGQPSHKNLYQQAGNQCYLFDNLAQLGFSQQFMLDHNGVFGGFLKEVRDNGGMQAPLMDQTGLPTALLSFDGSPVYDDTAVLNRWMQSQDGKENQRTATFFNLLPLHDGNHFPGVSKTADYKVRAQKLFDELDAFFTTLEKSGRKVMVVMVPEHGGALQGDKMQVSGLRDIPSPSITNVPAGIKFFGMKAPHEGAPVVIDQPSSFLAVSDLVARAVDGKLFTEDSVNWESLTSNLPQTAPVSENANAIVIQYQNKPYVRLNGGDWVPYPQ; encoded by the coding sequence ATGACTAATCAAACCCTCAATGCCTCTACGCCCTCACCGCTGTGGCAATACTGGCGCGGCCTTGCCGGCTGGAACTTCTATTTCCTGGTGAAATTTGGTTTGCTGTGGGCAGGCTACCTTAACTTTCACGCGCTGTTAAACCTGGTGTTTATGGCGTTCCTGCTGCTTCCGATTCCGCGGCGTAGCGTGCACCGCCTGCGCCACTGGATCGCCATTCCTGTCGGCATTGCGCTCTTCTGGCACGACACCTGGCTCCCCGGCCCGCAGAGCATGCTCAGCCAGGGATCGCAGGTGGCCGGATTCAGCGCCGACTATCTGCTGGATCTGGTCACGCGCTTTATTAACTGGCAGATGATCGGCGGAATTTTTGTTCTACTGGTCGCCTGGCTCTTCCTGGCGCAGTGGATCCGCGTCACCGTTTTTGTGGTGGCGATTATGGTCTGGCTGAACGTGCTGACCCTGACCGGGCCGACGTTCTCCCTGTGGCCAGCCGGTCAGCCAACCAATACCGTGACCACCACCGGCGGTAACGCTGCGGCAACTATCGCCGCTGCGGGAGATAAACCGATCGTTGGCGATATCCCTGCGCAGACCGCACCGCCGACCACGGCCAATCTCGACGCATGGCTGAACAGCTTCTACACCGCCGAGGCCAAGCGCCAGATCCGCTTCCCGACGCAGTTGCCTGCTGATGCCCAGCCGTTTGAGCTGCTGGTGATCAACATCTGTTCCCTGTCATGGGCGGACGTTGAGGCGGCGGGCCTGATGTCGCATCCGCTGTGGTCGCATTTCGATATTCAGTTCAAAAACTTCAACTCTGCGACCTCCTACAGCGGCCCGGCGGCAATTCGTCTCCTGCGCGCCAGCTGCGGCCAGCCGTCGCACAAAAACCTCTATCAGCAGGCGGGCAACCAGTGCTACCTGTTTGATAACCTGGCGCAGCTTGGCTTCTCGCAGCAGTTTATGCTCGACCACAACGGCGTATTCGGCGGCTTCCTGAAAGAGGTGCGTGATAACGGCGGCATGCAGGCCCCGCTGATGGATCAGACCGGTCTGCCGACCGCCCTGCTCTCCTTTGACGGCTCGCCGGTGTACGACGACACCGCGGTGCTTAACCGCTGGATGCAGTCCCAGGATGGAAAAGAGAACCAGCGTACAGCAACCTTCTTTAACCTGCTGCCGCTGCACGACGGGAACCACTTCCCAGGTGTGAGCAAAACGGCGGATTACAAAGTGCGCGCCCAGAAGCTGTTTGACGAGCTGGATGCATTCTTTACTACGCTGGAAAAATCGGGCCGTAAAGTGATGGTGGTGATGGTGCCAGAGCACGGCGGCGCGCTGCAGGGCGACAAGATGCAGGTCTCCGGCCTGCGCGATATTCCTAGCCCGTCTATTACCAACGTCCCGGCCGGGATCAAGTTCTTTGGCATGAAGGCACCGCACGAGGGTGCACCGGTGGTGATCGATCAGCCGAGCAGCTTCCTGGCGGTATCGGATCTGGTTGCCCGTGCGGTGGACGGCAAGCTGTTTACCGAGGATAGCGTTAACTGGGAGAGCCTGACCAGCAACCTGCCGCAGACGGCTCCGGTGTCAGAGAACGCCAACGCCATTGTGATCCAGTACCAGAACAAACCGTACGTTCGTCTTAACGGCGGGGACTGGGTACCGTATCCGCAGTAA
- the bcsE gene encoding cellulose biosynthesis c-di-GMP-binding protein BcsE, protein MKPIFTLGIQSLWDELSHMPAGGVWWVNADREEDAISLVNHTLAAQHKKSRMALITMGSDPNKIINLEAGHAPDKIHLFTMPNHKDGLSFFTRDLLSAIDPQHYFLVLLCANNAWQNISAEHLRGWLEKIHAWTKYHDCTLLIVNPGNNNDKQYSFLMGEYRSLFGLASLRTQADIHLYDVAFWFNEKGVSARQQLIVEQNNGSWKIAQQEQASVQPRSDEKRILSNVMVLEGAPPLSEHWTLFDNNEALFSEARTTQAATIIFSLMQNNQIEGLARHIHTLRRQRGSTLKIIVREKNASLRATDERLLLGCGANMVIPWNAPLSRCLTLIESVQGQQFNRPVPEDIAALLTMTQPLKLRGYQTWDTFCDAVSNMLSNTLLPTDGKGVLVALRPVPGIRVEQALTLCRPNRVGDIMTIGDNRLMLFLSFCRINDLDTALNHIFPLPIPDIFSNRVVWFEDNQIAAELVQMRALVPEKWGKPLPVIDGPNPILNAEHNGQSWRRIPQPHRLPGGASEQTS, encoded by the coding sequence GTGAAGCCCATATTTACCCTTGGCATCCAGTCATTATGGGATGAGTTGAGCCACATGCCAGCCGGCGGAGTCTGGTGGGTCAACGCCGATCGCGAAGAGGATGCCATAAGTCTGGTCAATCATACCCTTGCTGCTCAGCATAAAAAAAGCCGGATGGCGCTGATTACTATGGGTAGCGATCCCAATAAAATTATTAATTTAGAGGCGGGTCACGCTCCTGATAAAATCCATCTTTTTACTATGCCTAATCATAAGGATGGACTATCCTTTTTTACCCGCGATCTCCTGAGCGCTATTGACCCCCAACACTATTTCCTGGTTTTACTCTGCGCCAATAATGCCTGGCAAAATATATCCGCCGAGCATTTGCGTGGCTGGTTAGAAAAAATACACGCCTGGACAAAATATCACGACTGCACACTGTTGATAGTTAACCCAGGCAACAATAATGATAAGCAATACTCATTTTTGATGGGCGAGTATCGCTCACTTTTTGGCCTGGCGAGCCTGCGTACCCAGGCCGATATACATCTCTATGACGTCGCCTTCTGGTTTAACGAAAAAGGCGTCAGCGCCCGCCAGCAGCTTATTGTTGAGCAAAATAACGGCAGCTGGAAAATAGCGCAGCAGGAGCAGGCGTCGGTGCAGCCGCGCAGCGATGAAAAACGTATCTTGAGTAACGTAATGGTACTAGAGGGCGCTCCGCCGCTTTCCGAACACTGGACGCTGTTTGATAATAACGAAGCCCTGTTTAGCGAGGCGCGTACCACGCAGGCGGCTACTATTATCTTCTCGCTGATGCAGAACAACCAGATTGAGGGGCTGGCCCGCCACATCCACACCCTGCGCCGCCAGCGCGGCAGCACGCTGAAAATCATCGTGCGCGAGAAGAATGCTAGCCTGCGCGCCACCGACGAGCGCCTGCTGCTGGGCTGCGGGGCAAATATGGTGATCCCCTGGAACGCGCCCCTCTCCCGCTGCCTGACGCTGATCGAGAGCGTGCAGGGGCAACAGTTTAACCGTCCGGTGCCGGAAGATATCGCCGCCCTGCTGACCATGACCCAGCCTCTAAAGCTGCGTGGCTACCAGACGTGGGATACCTTCTGCGACGCCGTAAGCAATATGCTCAGCAATACGCTGCTGCCGACGGATGGCAAAGGCGTGCTGGTTGCGCTGCGTCCGGTGCCTGGCATCCGCGTGGAGCAGGCGTTGACCCTGTGCCGCCCTAACCGCGTGGGCGATATCATGACCATCGGTGATAACCGGCTGATGCTGTTCCTCTCCTTCTGCCGAATCAACGATCTGGATACGGCCCTGAACCATATCTTCCCGCTGCCCATCCCGGATATCTTCTCGAACCGGGTAGTGTGGTTTGAAGATAACCAGATCGCCGCCGAGCTGGTGCAGATGCGTGCCCTGGTGCCGGAGAAGTGGGGTAAACCGCTGCCGGTGATTGACGGGCCCAACCCCATTCTTAACGCTGAGCATAACGGCCAGAGCTGGCGGCGCATTCCACAGCCGCACCGGCTGCCCGGCGGGGCTTCGGAGCAGACATCATGA
- the bcsF gene encoding cellulose biosynthesis protein BcsF, whose translation MQLSDIIQLVVLCALIFFPLGYMTRHSIRRIRAVFRMLFIKPRYVKPVGIWRSASTVKAKRKDD comes from the coding sequence ATGCAGTTAAGCGATATTATTCAGCTGGTGGTGCTGTGCGCCCTGATCTTTTTCCCTCTCGGCTATATGACGCGCCACTCTATTCGGCGCATCAGGGCCGTGTTTCGCATGCTGTTTATTAAACCGCGCTATGTAAAACCGGTAGGCATATGGCGCAGTGCTTCGACCGTCAAGGCAAAACGAAAAGATGACTAA
- the bcsA gene encoding UDP-forming cellulose synthase catalytic subunit codes for MSRLAALLLIPPVNARLSERYQLYRSHGAPAFSAALGCLWTILAWLFIPLEHPRWQQLRARHAEFYPHIRAERPRPLDPARYLLQTLWLLIGAHNAPAARPRKSKRARFTHFRRRYLTWLDTLPARVSSRTSHMEGEKELAHLKPGVRRFIIGVIVFFSLVLALLCITQPFNPWSQFIFLLLLWGVALLVRRIPGRFSALMLIVLSLTVSCRYIWWRYTSTLNWNDPVSLVCGLVLLFAETYAWIVLVLGYFQVVWPLNRQPVSLPKDMSLWPSVDIFVPTYNEDLNVVKNTIYAALGIDWPKEKLKIWILDDGGRESFRQFAETVGVEYVARTTHEHAKAGNINNALQYAKGDFVSIFDCDHVPTRSFLQLTMGWFIKDKKLAMMQTPHHFFSPDPFERNLGRFRQTPNEGTLFYGLVQDGNDMWDATFFCGSCAVIRRGPLDEIGGIAVETVTEDAHTSLRLHRRGHTSAYMRIPQAAGLATESLSSHIGQRIRWARGMVQIFRLDNPLFGKGLKLAQRLCYVNAMFHFLSGVPRLIFLTAPLAFLLLHAYIIYAPALMIALFVLPHMVHASLTNSKIQGKYRHSFWSEIYETVLAWYIARPTMVALFNPHKGKFNVTSKGGLVEEEYVDWVISRPYIFLVLLNIVGVLVGVWRYFYGPETEMLTVVVSIVWVFYNLIVLGGAVAVSVESKQVRRAHRVEISMPAAIARDDGHLFSCTVHDFSDGGVGIKINGQSQVLEGQKVNLLLKRGQQEYVFPAQVARVNGKEVGLQLMPLTTRQHIDFVQCTFARADTWALWQDSFPEDKPLESLLDILKLGFRGYRHLAEFAPSSVKMIFRTLTSLISWVVSFIPRRPARGMVVQQPDPVMAQQ; via the coding sequence ATGAGTCGTCTTGCCGCCTTGCTGCTGATCCCCCCGGTGAACGCCCGCCTGAGCGAGCGTTACCAGCTTTACCGGAGCCACGGCGCACCGGCGTTTAGCGCAGCCCTCGGCTGCCTGTGGACAATTCTTGCCTGGCTGTTTATTCCGCTGGAGCACCCGCGCTGGCAGCAGCTTCGTGCCCGCCACGCGGAGTTTTACCCCCATATTCGCGCCGAGCGCCCGCGTCCGCTCGATCCGGCCCGCTATCTGCTGCAAACCCTCTGGCTGCTGATCGGTGCGCATAACGCTCCGGCCGCGCGGCCGCGCAAGAGCAAGCGCGCACGCTTTACCCATTTCCGCCGCCGCTACCTCACCTGGCTGGACACCCTGCCAGCCAGGGTGAGCAGTCGGACAAGCCATATGGAAGGGGAGAAAGAGCTGGCCCACCTCAAGCCAGGCGTGCGTCGTTTTATCATCGGTGTGATTGTTTTCTTCTCGCTGGTCCTTGCTCTGCTCTGCATCACCCAGCCGTTTAATCCGTGGTCGCAGTTTATCTTCCTGCTGCTGCTGTGGGGCGTGGCCCTGCTGGTGCGCCGTATTCCAGGGCGCTTCTCGGCATTAATGCTGATTGTCCTGTCGCTGACCGTCTCCTGCCGCTACATCTGGTGGCGCTACACCTCGACGCTAAACTGGAACGATCCGGTCAGCCTCGTTTGCGGCCTGGTGCTGCTGTTCGCCGAAACCTATGCGTGGATTGTGCTGGTGCTCGGCTACTTCCAGGTGGTGTGGCCGCTTAACCGTCAGCCGGTGTCGCTGCCGAAGGATATGTCCCTGTGGCCGTCGGTGGACATCTTCGTGCCGACCTACAACGAAGATCTCAACGTGGTGAAGAACACGATCTACGCCGCGTTGGGTATCGACTGGCCAAAAGAGAAGCTGAAAATCTGGATCCTCGACGACGGTGGCCGCGAGTCGTTTCGTCAGTTTGCCGAGACGGTGGGGGTAGAGTACGTCGCCCGTACCACTCACGAACACGCGAAAGCAGGCAACATCAACAATGCCTTGCAGTATGCGAAAGGCGATTTTGTCTCGATCTTTGACTGCGACCACGTGCCGACGCGCTCGTTCCTGCAGCTGACCATGGGCTGGTTTATCAAAGACAAGAAGCTGGCGATGATGCAGACCCCGCACCACTTCTTCTCGCCGGATCCGTTCGAGCGTAACCTGGGCCGCTTCCGCCAGACGCCGAACGAAGGCACCCTGTTCTACGGCCTGGTGCAGGACGGCAACGACATGTGGGATGCCACCTTCTTCTGCGGCTCCTGTGCGGTGATCCGCCGTGGTCCGCTGGATGAGATTGGCGGCATTGCGGTAGAGACCGTGACCGAAGATGCGCACACCTCTCTGCGCCTGCACCGTCGCGGCCACACCTCGGCCTATATGCGCATTCCGCAGGCGGCGGGGCTGGCAACCGAGAGCCTCTCTTCCCACATTGGGCAGCGTATTCGCTGGGCGCGCGGCATGGTACAGATCTTCCGGCTCGATAACCCGCTGTTTGGTAAAGGACTAAAGCTGGCGCAGCGGCTCTGCTACGTCAACGCCATGTTCCACTTCCTTTCCGGCGTGCCGCGGCTGATCTTCCTCACTGCGCCGCTGGCGTTCCTGCTGCTGCACGCCTATATCATCTATGCGCCGGCGCTGATGATCGCCCTGTTCGTGCTGCCGCACATGGTTCATGCCAGCCTGACTAACTCCAAAATTCAGGGTAAATACCGCCACTCATTCTGGAGTGAAATCTACGAAACGGTGCTGGCCTGGTATATCGCCAGACCCACCATGGTGGCGCTCTTTAACCCGCACAAGGGCAAGTTTAACGTGACCTCAAAAGGCGGCCTCGTCGAGGAGGAGTATGTGGACTGGGTGATCTCCCGGCCCTATATCTTCCTGGTGCTGCTGAACATTGTCGGCGTGCTGGTGGGCGTCTGGCGCTACTTCTACGGCCCGGAGACCGAGATGCTGACCGTGGTTGTCAGTATCGTCTGGGTCTTCTACAACCTGATTGTGCTGGGCGGTGCGGTGGCGGTGTCGGTAGAGAGCAAGCAGGTGCGCCGGGCGCATCGGGTTGAGATCTCTATGCCAGCGGCCATTGCCCGCGACGATGGTCATCTCTTCTCCTGTACGGTACACGACTTCTCTGACGGCGGGGTAGGGATCAAGATCAACGGCCAGTCGCAGGTGCTGGAGGGGCAGAAGGTCAATCTGCTGCTTAAGCGCGGCCAGCAGGAGTACGTTTTCCCGGCCCAGGTGGCGCGCGTCAACGGCAAGGAGGTGGGCCTGCAGCTGATGCCGCTGACCACCCGTCAGCATATCGATTTTGTCCAGTGTACCTTCGCGCGTGCTGACACCTGGGCGCTCTGGCAGGACAGCTTCCCGGAAGATAAACCGCTGGAGAGCCTGTTGGATATTCTTAAGCTTGGCTTCCGTGGCTATCGCCACTTGGCTGAATTTGCTCCATCGTCCGTGAAAATGATTTTCCGGACGCTTACTTCCCTGATCTCCTGGGTTGTATCGTTCATTCCCCGCCGACCTGCGCGGGGCATGGTGGTGCAGCAGCCGGATCCGGTTATGGCCCAACAATGA
- the bcsQ gene encoding cellulose biosynthesis protein BcsQ, which translates to MAILGLQGIRGGVGTTSVTAALGWALQLLGESVLMIDASPDNMLRLSFNVEFTHADGWARALLDDKAWRDAGQRYTSNLDLLPFGQLTAGERENVYALHDRLAPLTAALQALKAERHYQWILLDLPADFTPLSRELLAQCDHTLTVVKPDTNCHVRLHQQALPSGTHLLINDLRIGSQLQDDLFQVWLQSQPRLLPMVIHRDEAMVECLAAKQPLGEYRSDSLAAEEILTLANWCLLHCAGPDRLTRDRHSEPAL; encoded by the coding sequence ATGGCTATTCTGGGTCTGCAAGGCATTCGCGGAGGCGTGGGGACCACATCGGTAACCGCAGCGTTAGGCTGGGCACTACAGCTGCTGGGGGAGTCGGTGCTGATGATCGACGCCTCTCCAGACAACATGCTGCGCCTCTCGTTCAACGTGGAGTTTACCCACGCTGATGGCTGGGCGCGGGCGCTGCTGGATGATAAAGCGTGGCGCGATGCGGGCCAGCGCTATACCTCGAATCTCGATCTGCTGCCGTTTGGCCAGCTGACCGCCGGCGAGCGGGAGAACGTCTATGCCCTGCACGATCGCCTGGCCCCGCTTACCGCGGCGCTTCAGGCGCTGAAGGCCGAGAGGCACTACCAGTGGATCCTGCTCGACCTGCCGGCGGACTTTACGCCCCTGTCGCGGGAGCTGCTGGCGCAGTGCGACCATACCCTCACCGTGGTGAAGCCTGATACTAACTGCCATGTGCGTCTGCATCAGCAGGCACTGCCATCGGGCACGCATCTGCTCATTAATGACCTGCGCATCGGTAGCCAGCTGCAGGACGATCTCTTCCAGGTGTGGCTACAGAGCCAGCCACGGCTGCTGCCGATGGTGATCCACCGCGATGAGGCGATGGTGGAGTGCCTGGCAGCGAAGCAGCCGCTGGGCGAATATCGCAGCGACTCGCTGGCGGCGGAGGAGATCCTGACCCTGGCTAACTGGTGTCTGCTGCACTGCGCCGGGCCGGATCGCCTCACCCGCGATCGCCATAGTGAGCCTGCGCTATGA
- a CDS encoding glycosyl hydrolase family 8, with translation MSLTKVKRVVAATVVLVGLLSASVAQAGTAWDTYKSRFLMPDGRIVDTGNKNVSHTEGQGFAMLMAVANDDRASFDKMWAWTEKTLKNKDSGLFYWRYNPVEPDPIPDKNDATDGDALIAWALLKADARWHDGRYGAASDAITKALVSHTVINFAGYRVMLPGAKGFNLNSYVNLNPSYFIFPAWQAFADRSHLTVWRDLIRDAKTLTGKMGWGEANLPTDWVALAADGKMQPAKEWPPRMSYDAIRIPLYIAWQDPNSALLTPWRSWWQKFSRSQTPAWVNVTTNEAAPYNMNEGQLAVRDLILGTKNGEPQITAQDDYYSASLKMLSWLAEQR, from the coding sequence ATGAGTTTAACTAAGGTCAAGCGCGTTGTTGCCGCGACGGTTGTTCTGGTAGGCCTGCTGTCGGCCTCTGTTGCTCAGGCAGGCACCGCCTGGGATACCTACAAATCCCGCTTTCTGATGCCGGACGGGCGTATCGTGGATACCGGCAACAAAAACGTCTCCCATACCGAAGGGCAGGGCTTCGCCATGCTGATGGCGGTAGCCAATGACGATCGCGCCAGCTTCGACAAGATGTGGGCCTGGACGGAGAAGACCTTAAAAAACAAGGATAGCGGGCTGTTCTACTGGCGCTATAACCCGGTCGAGCCGGACCCCATCCCCGATAAAAATGACGCCACCGACGGCGACGCGCTGATCGCCTGGGCGCTCCTGAAGGCCGATGCGCGCTGGCATGACGGGCGCTACGGTGCGGCCTCTGATGCTATCACTAAAGCGCTGGTGAGCCACACGGTGATCAACTTCGCGGGCTACCGCGTTATGCTGCCGGGCGCTAAGGGGTTCAACCTCAATAGCTACGTGAATCTCAACCCCTCCTATTTCATCTTCCCGGCGTGGCAGGCGTTCGCCGACCGCAGCCACCTGACAGTGTGGCGCGATCTGATCCGTGACGCGAAGACGTTGACAGGTAAGATGGGCTGGGGCGAAGCGAATCTGCCTACCGACTGGGTCGCGCTGGCCGCCGATGGCAAGATGCAGCCCGCCAAAGAGTGGCCGCCGCGCATGAGCTATGATGCGATACGTATTCCGCTCTACATCGCCTGGCAGGATCCGAACAGCGCCCTGCTAACGCCGTGGCGCAGCTGGTGGCAGAAATTTAGCCGCAGCCAGACTCCGGCCTGGGTGAACGTCACCACTAATGAAGCCGCGCCTTATAATATGAACGAAGGGCAGCTGGCGGTGCGGGATCTCATCCTCGGTACAAAAAACGGCGAGCCGCAGATTACCGCCCAGGATGACTATTATTCAGCAAGTTTGAAGATGCTCTCCTGGCTGGCGGAACAGCGTTAG
- a CDS encoding putative T6SS immunity periplasmic lipoprotein, translating to MRGYRVRSSKIIIVLASCIFFTGCPGTNGIDIGKWRTVSVDSQRVCYSFDKSDLLNDYHIGLNESGKDTVLTDSGYYPVHLSYPDTCININLKPGNQYYTVYKLNGVKYRYEFIIDNTWNVLSLKQGLK from the coding sequence ATGAGGGGTTACAGGGTGCGCTCTAGTAAAATTATAATAGTATTAGCGAGTTGCATTTTTTTCACTGGCTGTCCAGGCACTAACGGAATAGATATTGGTAAATGGCGAACCGTATCAGTAGATAGCCAGAGAGTATGCTATAGCTTTGACAAAAGTGATTTACTAAATGATTACCATATAGGGCTTAACGAATCAGGAAAGGACACCGTCCTCACAGATAGCGGTTATTATCCTGTGCATTTATCTTATCCTGATACATGCATCAATATAAACTTAAAGCCGGGTAATCAGTATTACACGGTTTATAAACTTAACGGCGTTAAATACCGTTATGAGTTTATTATAGATAACACCTGGAATGTGCTTAGCCTGAAGCAAGGTTTAAAATGA